A genomic segment from Nicotiana sylvestris chromosome 1, ASM39365v2, whole genome shotgun sequence encodes:
- the LOC104237305 gene encoding protein trichome birefringence-like 25: protein MKALNNNNVSKKQLSLVFVKFAVCFLLFGLAYRLFLSNFQQFSQIEVNDTAFVPDNTLSPPATVSQPPVTGDLPENVVDRTLQNEKCDLFIGDWVPDPSGPVYTNSTCYTIESHQNCMKNGRPDTDYLYWRWNPRDCELPRFSPKKFLNLMRNKSFAFIGDSIMRNHVQSLLCILSQEEQGDEVYHDKQFKSRRWYFPTHNFTLSVVWSPFLAKSTIFEDDDGVSTDIIQLHLDKLDDDWTRQFDSFDYVVIAGGKWYLKSTIYYENDKIVGCHYCPGKNITEVGFDYAYRKAMNSTMKFITSSKNKAYTFFRTTTPDHFENGEWNTGGYCNRTGPFKQDEVDIGYVDEVMRKIELEEFESISRTESADRLTMKLFDTTFLSLLRPDGHPGVYRQYQPFAKENMNKKIQNDCLHWCLPGPIDSWNDVMMEMLFTS, encoded by the exons ATGAAGGCCTTGAATAACAACAACGTTAGCAAGAAACAATTGTCCTTAGTTTTTGTAAAGTTTGCAGTTTGTTTTCTGTTGTTTGGTCTTGCCTACCGTCTGTTCTTGTCCAATTTTCAACAGTTTTCTCAGATTGAGGTGAATGACACAGCTTTTGTTCCCGACAACACATTGTCGCCGCCGGCCACCGTGAGTCAGCCGCCGGTAACCGGTGATCTTCCAGAGAATGTTGTGGACCGAACTTTGCAAAATG AAAAATGTGATTTATTTATAGGAGATTGGGTGCCAGATCCCAGTGGTCCAGTTTACACTAACAGCACTTGCTATACAATTGAATCTCACCAGAATTGTATGAAAAATGGGAGACCTGATACTGATTATCTTTACTGGAGATGGAACCCAAGAGACTGTGAGCTACCAAGATTTAGCCCTAAGAAATTCCTTAATTTAATGCGGAACAAATCATTTGCATTCATCGGCGATTCAATTATGCGCAATCATGTACAGTCATTGCTTTGCATTCTCTCACAG GAGGAACAAGGCGATGAGGTCTACCATGACAAGCAATTTAAAAGCAGAAGATGGTACTTCCCAACCCATAATTTCACTCTTTCTGTTGTCTGGTCGCCTTTTCTTGCAAAATCCACTATTTTTGAAGATGACGATGGAGTTTCCACGGACATAATCCAGCTTCATCTTGACAAACTGGATGATGATTGGACGCGACAATTTGACAGTTTTGATTATGTAGTTATTGCTGGTGGCAAGTGGTACCTGAAATCTACAATTTACTATGAGAACGATAAGATTGTTGGCTGCCACTACTGCCCTGGTAAGAACATTACAGAGGTGGGATTTGACTATGCATATCGCAAAGCAATGAATTCGACTATGAAATTCATCACAAGCTCAAAGAACAAGGCGTATACATTTTTTAGAACGACTACCCCCGATCACTTTGAGAATGGTGAATGGAATACGGGAGGTTATTGTAATAGAACAGGACCCTTCAAACAAGATGAGGTTGACATTGGTTATGTAGATGAGGTGATGCGCAAAATTGAATTAGAAGAATTCGAGAGTATATCGAGAACAGAATCTGCAGACAGGTTGACAATGAAATTGTTCGATACCACTTTCCTTTCGCTGCTGAGACCAGATGGGCACCCTGGAGTCTACAGGCAATATCAGCCATTTGCTAAAGAAAATATGAACAAAAAGATTCAGAATGATTGTCTACATTGGTGCTTGCCCGGCCCAATAGATTCGTGGAACGATGTAATGATGGAAATGTTGTTCACCAGTTGA